Proteins encoded in a region of the Armatimonadota bacterium genome:
- the aroE gene encoding shikimate dehydrogenase (NADP(+)), with protein sequence MRVITGRTQVVGVMGYPVEHSLSPAMHNAAFDALNMDWIYVPLLTPPENVQEAIAGLRAMSFRGANITVPLKELIPPLMDELSEVAKQIGAVNTVCRREDGSLYGTSTDGLGFLRSLESEQVSIDDDLRVVVLGTGGSARAVANALVQVGAKVTVISRHRDRAAQMLWELGAEAHALQYHDPAVVQVMREAQILVNTTPLGLYPHVEEMPPIPLEGLHADMLVYDLIYNPPVSRLLREAQKRGCAVMNGVKMLVYQGAESFRLWTGQYPPVDVMEQVVRKALGMEFAGQIV encoded by the coding sequence GTGAGAGTGATTACCGGGCGGACACAAGTGGTGGGTGTGATGGGCTATCCGGTGGAGCACAGCCTCTCGCCAGCAATGCACAACGCGGCGTTCGACGCGTTGAATATGGATTGGATTTATGTTCCCCTGCTCACCCCACCCGAAAACGTTCAGGAAGCCATAGCCGGGCTGCGTGCCATGAGTTTCCGGGGCGCAAACATTACCGTACCCCTGAAGGAACTGATTCCGCCTCTGATGGACGAACTGAGCGAAGTGGCAAAGCAGATAGGCGCGGTGAACACCGTGTGCCGACGTGAGGATGGCTCGCTCTACGGTACAAGCACGGATGGTTTGGGCTTTCTGCGTTCTCTGGAGTCCGAACAGGTGTCCATCGACGACGACCTGCGTGTGGTAGTGCTGGGCACTGGAGGGTCTGCCCGTGCTGTAGCCAACGCGCTGGTTCAGGTGGGGGCGAAGGTAACAGTGATCAGCCGTCACCGCGACAGGGCGGCACAGATGCTGTGGGAGCTGGGAGCCGAAGCACACGCCCTGCAATACCACGACCCTGCGGTGGTGCAGGTAATGCGGGAAGCGCAGATACTGGTCAACACGACGCCTCTGGGGCTTTACCCCCACGTCGAGGAGATGCCGCCTATCCCGCTGGAGGGACTGCATGCGGATATGCTGGTGTACGACCTGATTTACAATCCACCGGTGAGTCGGTTGCTGCGCGAGGCACAAAAAAGAGGATGTGCCGTCATGAATGGCGTAAAGATGCTGGTGTACCAGGGAGCAGAATCGTTCCGGTTGTGGACCGGACAGTATCCGCCTGTGGATGTGATGGAACAGGTGGTTCGCAAAGCGTTAGGCATGGAGTTTGCGGGACAGATTGTATAG
- a CDS encoding aminodeoxychorismate lyase, translating to MEIRGARRKWLLAGIALGLLALLLAAVGWLWWQFQPVGRGSLRLVRITPGMNARQIGQKLQAQGIIRSARAFEWAVRLEGWGSRLKPGTYELRPSMSPMQIARLMAEGRVATSWVTIPEGYTVRQIAQLMQERGVADAGEFLRLATQEGDTFTASFPLPKNLEGYLFPNTYRLPRGTGARTAIQSMLSLLDREVYQRYRTEIETSGFTFHQILTIASMIEREAKVPEDRPLISAVIRNRLRRGMKLEIDATVLYALGKHKSRLFYRDLEVDSDYNTYRRKGLPPGPIANPGVACIEAALRPAQVDYLYYVARPDGSHIFTRTLQEHHVAIARARAERTRTTP from the coding sequence ATGGAGATTCGAGGCGCACGTCGTAAGTGGCTGCTGGCGGGTATTGCGCTGGGGCTGCTGGCTTTACTGCTGGCGGCAGTGGGATGGCTCTGGTGGCAGTTCCAGCCGGTGGGGAGAGGCTCGCTGCGGCTGGTGCGCATCACACCTGGCATGAACGCTCGCCAGATTGGGCAGAAACTGCAGGCACAGGGCATCATCCGCAGTGCGCGCGCTTTTGAGTGGGCAGTGCGCCTGGAAGGGTGGGGCAGTCGCCTAAAGCCGGGCACGTACGAACTGCGCCCCAGCATGTCGCCCATGCAGATTGCGCGCCTCATGGCGGAAGGGCGTGTGGCCACCAGTTGGGTAACCATCCCCGAAGGGTACACCGTGCGGCAGATTGCGCAGCTCATGCAAGAGCGCGGCGTGGCGGATGCTGGCGAGTTTCTGCGCCTTGCTACGCAGGAGGGGGATACGTTCACCGCCTCCTTTCCCCTGCCGAAGAACCTAGAGGGATACCTTTTCCCCAATACCTATCGCTTGCCTCGTGGTACGGGGGCGCGCACGGCGATACAGAGTATGCTCTCGCTGCTGGACAGGGAAGTTTACCAGAGATACCGTACCGAGATAGAGACGTCCGGTTTCACTTTCCATCAGATTCTGACTATTGCCTCCATGATTGAGCGCGAGGCGAAAGTGCCCGAAGACCGCCCGTTGATTTCCGCTGTCATCCGCAACCGGCTGCGGCGGGGCATGAAGCTGGAGATTGATGCAACGGTATTATATGCCCTGGGGAAACACAAATCGCGTCTCTTCTATCGTGACCTGGAGGTGGATTCCGATTATAATACATACAGACGGAAAGGGTTACCGCCCGGTCCGATTGCCAACCCGGGCGTAGCCTGTATCGAGGCGGCGCTACGCCCAGCACAGGTGGACTACCTGTACTATGTAGCCCGTCCCGATGGCAGCCACATCTTTACGCGCACGTTGCAGGAGCATCACGTTGCCATCGCACGAGCGCGAGCAGAACGAACAAGGACAACGCCATGA
- the greA gene encoding transcription elongation factor GreA: MKAITFNGEQIVLTAEGYARIEKELEHLSKVERKAVADRIREAKDFGELTENAEYEDAKSEQALIEGRILELRQILSQAVILKEEDISTEHVSIGSYVRVRDMDTGEEWEFRMVSPFEADPDEDRISHESPIGEALLGHKVGEVVEANIPAGKVRYQILQIRK, from the coding sequence ATGAAAGCAATCACCTTCAACGGAGAACAGATTGTGCTGACCGCCGAAGGTTATGCACGCATCGAAAAGGAGCTGGAGCACCTGAGCAAGGTGGAGCGCAAAGCGGTCGCCGACCGCATCCGTGAAGCGAAGGATTTCGGCGAGCTGACGGAAAATGCTGAATACGAAGACGCCAAGAGCGAGCAGGCGCTCATCGAAGGGCGGATTCTGGAGCTGCGCCAGATCCTGAGCCAGGCGGTCATCCTGAAAGAGGAAGACATCTCTACCGAGCACGTCAGCATCGGTTCCTACGTGCGCGTACGCGATATGGACACCGGGGAAGAGTGGGAGTTTCGCATGGTTAGCCCCTTCGAGGCTGACCCCGACGAAGACCGCATCTCTCACGAATCGCCTATCGGTGAGGCACTGCTTGGACACAAGGTAGGCGAAGTGGTTGAGGCGAATATACCCGCAGGCAAGGTACGATACCAGATTCTGCAAATCCGAAAGTAG
- the lysS gene encoding lysine--tRNA ligase, with protein sequence MELTHEENDQVLRRREKLQALRELGIDPYREERYERTHLAADILSHYNELEGKVVRIAGRIVAMRLMGKASFMHLQDGSDKIQIYLRADDLGEQQYALLKLLDLGDFLGVQGEVFRTRTGEITVHVREFTILSKALRPIPFGKEKGEQHWYGLQDVELRYRRRYLDLLVNRESRQILLDRCRIVQATRRFLDNEGFLEVETPVLQPLAGGAAARPFITHHNALDVDFHLRISLELYLKRLIVGNIEKVYEIGRVFRNEGMDRRHNPEYTLLELYQAYANLEDIMDLVERLFYHVCIEVRGEPFIEYNGQKVNMTPPWKRGRLLDLIEYYAGVKPEEFATLHSAKAAMERKGLPTENEHTVGGIIEKLLERFVQPNLIEPTFVTDYPIETSPLAKKHPQDPRFTRRFEGYVACQEVANAFSELNDPDDQRERFEAQMRMRAAGDEEAHPYDEDFVIALEYGMPPTGGLGIGIDRMAMVILGADSIQDVIFFPQMRPKS encoded by the coding sequence ATGGAACTGACGCATGAAGAAAACGACCAGGTACTGAGGCGGCGAGAGAAACTGCAAGCGCTGCGCGAGTTGGGCATAGACCCCTACCGCGAGGAGCGATACGAGCGAACTCATCTCGCCGCCGATATCCTGAGCCACTATAACGAACTGGAAGGCAAGGTGGTTCGGATCGCCGGGCGTATCGTGGCGATGCGTCTGATGGGTAAAGCCTCTTTCATGCACCTGCAGGATGGCTCGGACAAGATCCAAATCTACCTTCGTGCCGATGACCTGGGCGAGCAACAATACGCTCTGCTCAAACTGCTGGACCTGGGCGACTTCCTCGGCGTGCAGGGCGAAGTGTTCCGCACCCGAACGGGTGAAATCACCGTGCATGTGCGCGAGTTCACCATCCTCTCCAAAGCATTGCGCCCCATCCCCTTCGGCAAGGAGAAGGGGGAACAGCACTGGTACGGCTTGCAGGATGTGGAGCTGCGCTACCGAAGGCGTTACCTGGACCTGCTGGTGAACCGTGAGTCGCGCCAGATACTGCTGGACAGGTGCCGCATCGTGCAGGCGACGCGCCGATTTCTGGACAACGAGGGCTTCCTGGAGGTGGAGACGCCTGTCTTACAACCGCTGGCGGGCGGCGCGGCGGCACGCCCATTCATCACCCACCACAACGCGCTGGATGTGGATTTCCACCTACGCATCTCACTGGAGCTCTACCTGAAACGCCTCATCGTGGGCAACATCGAGAAAGTGTACGAAATCGGGCGTGTGTTTCGCAACGAGGGAATGGACCGCCGCCACAACCCCGAGTACACCCTGCTGGAACTGTATCAGGCGTACGCTAACCTCGAGGACATTATGGATTTGGTGGAAAGGCTATTCTACCACGTGTGCATCGAAGTGCGGGGTGAACCGTTCATCGAATACAACGGTCAGAAAGTGAACATGACCCCTCCGTGGAAGCGCGGGCGCCTGCTCGACCTGATTGAGTACTACGCCGGCGTCAAGCCAGAGGAGTTCGCCACCCTACATAGCGCGAAGGCGGCGATGGAACGCAAAGGCTTGCCCACCGAAAACGAGCACACCGTGGGTGGAATCATCGAGAAACTGCTAGAGCGGTTCGTGCAACCCAACCTGATTGAGCCCACCTTCGTCACCGACTATCCGATAGAAACCTCTCCGCTGGCGAAGAAGCACCCGCAAGACCCGCGCTTCACCCGTCGCTTCGAAGGGTATGTTGCCTGTCAGGAGGTGGCAAACGCCTTCTCGGAGCTGAACGACCCCGATGACCAGCGCGAGCGGTTCGAGGCGCAGATGCGGATGCGCGCCGCAGGCGACGAAGAGGCACATCCCTACGACGAGGACTTCGTCATCGCGCTGGAGTACGGGATGCCTCCTACCGGTGGATTAGGTATCGGCATAGACCGAATGGCGATGGTGATACTGGGCGCGGATTCGATTCAGGATGTCATCTTCTTCCCTCAGATGCGCCCGAAGTCGTGA
- a CDS encoding putative pre-16S rRNA nuclease has product MGRLLALDIGERRIGVAVSDEMGILAQPLTVLQRQGVAKDVARIAQVVREQAVEKVVVGLPVTLRGEQAQATKRVRLFVSHLQDAIDVPIVLVDERLSTVEADRRMKEAELRREQRRQGVDAVAAALILERYLSAQRARADGDSRRTS; this is encoded by the coding sequence ATGGGAAGATTGCTGGCGTTAGATATCGGCGAACGGCGTATCGGCGTGGCAGTCAGTGATGAGATGGGCATCCTGGCACAGCCGCTGACGGTGCTGCAGCGGCAGGGGGTAGCAAAGGATGTTGCTCGCATCGCGCAGGTAGTGCGCGAGCAGGCGGTAGAGAAGGTTGTGGTGGGCTTGCCTGTGACTCTGCGCGGAGAACAGGCTCAGGCGACGAAGAGGGTACGGCTTTTTGTCTCTCACCTGCAAGATGCCATCGATGTCCCGATCGTGCTGGTAGACGAGCGACTGAGCACCGTCGAGGCGGACAGGCGCATGAAGGAGGCTGAACTGCGGCGCGAGCAACGCAGACAGGGGGTGGACGCAGTGGCTGCCGCACTGATTCTGGAAAGGTATTTGAGCGCACAAAGGGCACGCGCGGATGGAGATTCGAGGCGCACGTCGTAA
- a CDS encoding haloacid dehalogenase: MTKRGWLRWCPDEVVPSVSDIHPARLVQQGIQAVLLDLDNTLVPWQKVDVPDAVRQWVEAMKSAGLRLCLVSNTRRRQRLEVLARELGVAYVPKAFKPRRYGLRQALEQLKASPEQAVMIGDQIFTDVWGGNRMGMRTILVLPMARREFIGTKVSRLLERILLWAYRRAGILRHAAGTSRTILTSKE; encoded by the coding sequence ATGACCAAACGAGGCTGGTTGCGCTGGTGCCCCGATGAGGTGGTACCCAGCGTTAGCGACATCCACCCGGCAAGGCTGGTACAGCAGGGCATTCAGGCGGTGCTTCTGGACCTGGACAACACGCTGGTGCCCTGGCAGAAGGTAGATGTGCCGGACGCGGTGAGGCAATGGGTGGAGGCGATGAAGAGCGCAGGCTTGCGCCTGTGTCTGGTCTCCAACACTCGCCGCAGGCAGAGGCTGGAGGTCTTGGCGAGGGAACTGGGCGTGGCTTACGTGCCTAAGGCGTTCAAGCCGCGCCGTTACGGTTTGCGTCAGGCGTTAGAACAACTGAAAGCCTCCCCGGAGCAGGCGGTGATGATAGGCGACCAGATTTTTACCGATGTGTGGGGAGGCAACCGTATGGGAATGCGCACGATACTGGTGTTGCCGATGGCGCGACGCGAGTTTATCGGCACAAAGGTAAGTCGTCTTCTGGAACGAATATTACTGTGGGCGTATCGTCGGGCGGGGATATTGAGGCATGCAGCGGGAACCAGCCGAACCATTTTAACGTCAAAGGAATAA